GTTCGAATCCCTATGGACGCACCATAAAAAAGAGATACGATTTTTCGTATCTCTTTTTTTATTATTTATTATATTTTTTCATCATTTCTTTTTCGCCCATTTTAACCAATTCTCTAGTTATATAGCCTGTATGTGATGATTTTAAATTATTAGTAATGTTATCAGCAGTTAGACCAAATTCACTAGCAATTTCCGCTTTAAATTCATCTAAGGCTCTTCTAGCGCCAGGAACTACAGTGTTTCTTTTTGACATATAAATCACCTCTTATATATAGTTTGAGCAAATGGATAAATAATATAACTTAAGTTATGAAAATTTTCTACATGATTAATTTACCAGCTATTTTTAAATATAAAAAAATACTCTATTAGTTAGTAACACATGTCTTACATTTTGCATACTTTATATTAGGAATAAGAGAAAGGACAAATTTAGAAAAAACAAAACTTTTTTCATCGTCATGTAACTCATATGGATTAGCTTGCATATCTTATATAAGGATGAGATTCAGAAATCATAAAATCTACATAATTTGTAAAGGAGGTGCAATTTATGGCTGATAAACAATGTGGTGGCATCGGTGGTATCTTTGGTGGATGTGATAGTAGTTTACTATTTTTCTTCTTGTTATTAGTAATTATATTCTGTAATTGCTACGGCGGCTATGGATGTGGTGGATACTAAGAAGATTAAAGAATTGGGATTTTTCCCAATTCTCTATACATAATAAAATTTTTACACTAAAACTGAATGACTGAAAATCAGCCATTTATAACACCTCTTTAAAAGACCAAGATTTATCTTGGTCTTTTATTATTTTGGACATATTTTCCATGATATTTTCAATATAGTTTAAAGGAACTATTTGAAAAATCCACATAACATATATTTTCATTAACAAGATGGTATAGGTGTGGTACAATAGTGTTTATGTGATGATTTTGGACAAGGAGAAGGGAGCATGAAAAAAGTGATAGTAATAGACGCTATAGTGGGTGCGGGAAAAACTACTTTAGGGCAGACGTTAGAAAGACATTTAGGAATACAACTATATAGGGAGTTAAATAACCCAGATACAGAGGAATTATTGAATAAGTTTTATGCAGACAAAAAAAGATGGGCCTTTACTTTACAGATACATTTTTTAAATCAAAGATTTGCTCAGATCAAGGAAATTCATAGAAAGAATGGTGGGTTATTAGATAGAAGTATATTTGGAGATCGAATATTTGCAGAAATGCTTATGGAAGATGGATATATGAGTGAGGAAGAGTTTCATACATATACAACTCTCCTAGATAATATGTTAGAACATGCTCAAAATCCTTCCTTGCTAGTATTTATTAAATGTGATGTGGACACGGCAATAGAACGAATTAAACAGAGAAATAGAGGTTTAGAAGGTAAAGTTGAAAGAAAATATTGGGAAAGACTTCATGAGAAGTATGAAAAATGGTGCGATGGATATAATTACTCACCAAAGATAGTATTAGATGTAAAAAACTTTGATTCATTTAATAAGGATAATGTGGAAGAATTATTAAGAAGAATAGAGATGAAAGAATATGATTAATAAAAGTTGGCTTAAGCCAACTTTTATTTTATACTATTTACAGTTTCCTTTAACTTATTTGCAGATTTGTGAAGTTGTGTAAGTTCTTCTTCTTCTAAAGGAAGATCTAATACTTTATGTACTCCATTTCTACCTATTAAAGTAGGCACACTAAGGGCTATATCATTTA
This Anaeromicrobium sediminis DNA region includes the following protein-coding sequences:
- a CDS encoding deoxynucleoside kinase, whose amino-acid sequence is MKKVIVIDAIVGAGKTTLGQTLERHLGIQLYRELNNPDTEELLNKFYADKKRWAFTLQIHFLNQRFAQIKEIHRKNGGLLDRSIFGDRIFAEMLMEDGYMSEEEFHTYTTLLDNMLEHAQNPSLLVFIKCDVDTAIERIKQRNRGLEGKVERKYWERLHEKYEKWCDGYNYSPKIVLDVKNFDSFNKDNVEELLRRIEMKEYD
- a CDS encoding small, acid-soluble spore protein, alpha/beta type codes for the protein MSKRNTVVPGARRALDEFKAEIASEFGLTADNITNNLKSSHTGYITRELVKMGEKEMMKKYNK